The following coding sequences are from one uncultured Fretibacterium sp. window:
- a CDS encoding P-loop NTPase, producing the protein MNLALSDQAGDLRRLVEAQRREVHQHRGNGPRTVAVLSGKGGVGKSNLALALTCALADGGNRVVLLDADLGMANIDLLCGIGSRFNLSHVVDGSRRLDEIVVPLEENVEILPGGSGLKDLADLDDTELTGVIDSLGLLENRADIVVLDTGAGIHKGVLAFALAADTTILVTTPEPTSVRDAYGVLKSLEGASPEGKELLLVVNMANSGGEAREVAGRILTASHQFLGRSPVYLGHVLRD; encoded by the coding sequence ATGAACCTCGCCCTGTCGGATCAGGCCGGGGACCTTCGGCGCCTGGTCGAGGCCCAGAGGCGGGAGGTCCATCAGCACCGCGGTAACGGTCCCAGGACGGTCGCGGTTCTCAGCGGCAAGGGGGGCGTGGGCAAGAGCAATCTGGCGCTTGCCCTGACCTGCGCTCTGGCCGATGGAGGGAACAGGGTCGTCCTGTTGGACGCGGATCTGGGGATGGCGAACATCGACCTTCTCTGTGGAATCGGCAGCCGGTTCAACCTGTCCCACGTCGTCGACGGCAGCAGGCGCCTCGACGAGATCGTTGTGCCCCTGGAGGAGAATGTGGAGATCCTGCCGGGGGGGTCCGGGCTGAAGGACCTGGCTGACCTGGACGATACGGAGCTCACGGGGGTCATCGACTCCCTGGGGCTGCTGGAGAACAGGGCCGACATCGTGGTTCTGGACACGGGGGCGGGAATCCATAAAGGGGTCCTGGCCTTTGCTCTGGCGGCGGATACGACGATCCTGGTCACGACGCCGGAGCCCACATCGGTCCGGGACGCCTATGGGGTTCTCAAGTCCCTGGAGGGGGCCTCGCCCGAGGGGAAGGAGCTCCTGCTCGTCGTCAACATGGCGAACAGCGGCGGCGAGGCGCGGGAGGTGGCCGGGCGTATATTGACGGCGTCCCATCAGTTTCTGGGGCGCTCGCCGGTCTATCTGGGGCACGTGCTGAGGGACGA
- the flhF gene encoding flagellar biosynthesis protein FlhF, with the protein MRVVNQISFEAKDDADALKLAAERLGKDAVILSTRVVRVGGVLGFFQRSVLMVTAGILEEETKPKKEPRARDARDDDLARRESLIAFQKLMEFKERSSGVVPSPPPPQAESARSAYTALRGGVASSADGDSVQLSSEGLDSARRVRQEGALPVSEAQMLKDEVGALSQRLDTLMERLGVPKTQAPGPQPARADTAFRAGLPVSSSAGGPDAGEGQDIEERLRAAEVDEGIIEKLLADYGASDGSLPFGDWLASRIPCSGDGGGEAAGGRKVMFLGPTGVGKTTTIAKLAAVQALLEHRNVLLLTSDTYRIAAVDQLRTYAKILGVPLEVVFGADSFPSVLDEHPEADLVLLDTAGRAQRDRRSLEAFETLYDAFAPDAVHLVLAANMKYRDMMDVVEHVPDIPVSHLLFTKLDETVSYGAVFSVQQTLGRPVSFLTVGQNVPNDIETASGRRIADLVMSSDRGRRMA; encoded by the coding sequence ATGCGGGTTGTCAATCAGATCTCCTTCGAGGCCAAGGACGACGCGGATGCCCTGAAACTGGCGGCTGAGCGGCTGGGCAAGGACGCGGTGATCCTCTCCACGCGGGTGGTGCGCGTCGGAGGGGTCCTGGGTTTCTTCCAGCGTTCGGTCCTGATGGTGACGGCCGGCATCCTGGAGGAGGAGACCAAACCCAAAAAAGAGCCCCGCGCCAGGGATGCCCGGGACGACGACCTCGCGCGCCGTGAAAGCCTCATTGCCTTTCAGAAGCTCATGGAGTTCAAGGAGCGCTCCTCCGGAGTCGTTCCGTCCCCCCCTCCTCCACAGGCTGAGTCCGCCAGGTCGGCCTATACCGCGCTCAGGGGAGGGGTCGCGTCCTCCGCGGACGGGGACAGCGTCCAGCTCTCCTCCGAGGGGCTGGACAGCGCTCGGCGCGTCAGGCAGGAGGGGGCGCTTCCCGTCTCCGAGGCTCAGATGCTGAAGGATGAGGTCGGCGCGCTGTCGCAGCGCCTGGACACGCTGATGGAGCGCCTTGGGGTCCCAAAAACTCAGGCTCCGGGGCCCCAGCCTGCGAGGGCCGATACGGCCTTTCGTGCGGGGCTGCCCGTGTCCAGCTCGGCAGGAGGTCCGGATGCTGGGGAGGGGCAGGATATTGAGGAACGGCTGCGGGCCGCCGAGGTCGACGAGGGAATTATAGAGAAGCTGCTGGCGGATTACGGGGCCTCGGACGGGTCCCTCCCCTTCGGCGACTGGCTGGCGTCGAGGATCCCGTGCTCGGGGGACGGGGGGGGCGAGGCCGCGGGGGGCCGCAAGGTGATGTTCCTGGGGCCCACGGGCGTCGGAAAGACGACGACAATAGCCAAGCTGGCCGCGGTCCAGGCGCTTCTGGAGCATCGGAACGTCCTGCTCCTCACCAGCGATACCTATCGCATCGCTGCGGTCGATCAGCTGCGCACCTATGCTAAGATACTGGGGGTACCTCTGGAGGTGGTCTTTGGCGCGGACAGCTTCCCCTCGGTGTTGGACGAGCACCCGGAGGCTGACCTCGTACTGCTGGATACGGCGGGGCGGGCCCAGAGGGACCGCAGGAGTCTGGAGGCCTTCGAGACGCTCTACGATGCCTTCGCGCCCGACGCGGTACACCTCGTCCTCGCGGCCAACATGAAGTACAGGGACATGATGGACGTCGTGGAGCATGTCCCGGATATCCCGGTTTCCCATCTGCTCTTCACCAAGCTGGACGAGACGGTCAGTTACGGGGCCGTGTTCAGCGTGCAGCAGACCCTGGGACGTCCCGTCTCCTTCCTCACGGTCGGGCAGAACGTCCCGAACGATATCGAGACGGCGTCGGGCAGGCGAATTGCGGACCTTGTGATGTCGTCGGACCGCGGGCGGCGGATGGCATGA
- a CDS encoding flagellar biosynthesis protein FlhA — MGRRAPPVRRKPEGRRCPGGGGGGAPQAGGEGSPAPASPEDVMRLLTVDPMEAEIGYAIIPLVDPAQGGDMLERIGTIRKQMAVELGVVVPPIRIRDNIQIKPTEYVLRVKGAEAGRGELLPDHYLAMNTGGVEEDLIGIPTKEPAFGLPALWISPDLRDKAEAMGYTVVDAPSVLATHLSEVIRRNGADLLTRQEVQKLTDMVKESAPAVVEELLASLSLGEIQKVLQNLIKEQIPIRDLVTIFEALADYGKLSRSVDFLTERARESLSRLISLKIQGEDGVITAATLSPNWEQKIMASMDGDLARGWQLNMDPREVQKMIAAISRAVDDMLAKGHTPVLLVHPNVRLIVRRLIEGSVANVFVVSYNEIAHGIQIKTVGMVE, encoded by the coding sequence GTGGGGAGGCGCGCCCCTCCGGTACGCCGCAAGCCGGAGGGGCGCCGATGCCCGGGGGGGGGCGGGGGCGGTGCGCCGCAGGCGGGGGGCGAGGGCAGTCCCGCGCCGGCTTCGCCGGAGGACGTCATGCGCCTCCTGACCGTCGATCCCATGGAGGCCGAAATAGGGTACGCGATCATCCCGCTGGTGGATCCGGCCCAGGGCGGCGACATGCTGGAACGCATCGGGACCATACGGAAGCAGATGGCCGTGGAGCTTGGCGTCGTCGTCCCCCCCATCCGCATCCGCGACAACATCCAGATAAAGCCGACGGAGTACGTCCTCAGGGTCAAGGGGGCCGAGGCCGGACGGGGCGAGCTGCTGCCGGACCACTATCTGGCGATGAACACGGGCGGGGTGGAGGAGGACCTGATCGGGATCCCGACGAAGGAGCCCGCGTTTGGGCTGCCGGCGCTCTGGATATCCCCGGACCTCAGGGACAAGGCCGAGGCCATGGGCTATACGGTCGTGGACGCGCCGTCCGTGCTGGCGACCCACCTGTCGGAGGTCATCAGGAGGAATGGGGCCGATCTTCTGACCCGTCAGGAGGTCCAGAAGCTCACGGATATGGTCAAGGAGAGCGCCCCGGCCGTCGTGGAGGAGCTCCTGGCCTCCCTGTCGCTCGGGGAGATCCAGAAGGTGCTGCAGAACCTCATCAAGGAGCAAATTCCCATTCGCGACCTCGTGACGATCTTCGAGGCCCTGGCGGATTACGGCAAGCTGTCCCGGAGCGTGGACTTCCTGACGGAGCGGGCGCGCGAGTCCCTGTCTCGGCTGATCTCGCTCAAGATCCAGGGGGAGGACGGCGTGATCACGGCAGCGACCCTCTCGCCGAACTGGGAGCAGAAGATCATGGCGAGCATGGATGGAGACCTGGCCCGGGGCTGGCAGCTGAACATGGACCCGCGCGAGGTCCAGAAGATGATCGCCGCGATCTCGCGGGCCGTGGACGACATGCTGGCGAAGGGCCATACCCCCGTGCTGCTGGTGCACCCCAACGTGAGGCTGATTGTCCGGCGCCTGATCGAGGGCTCCGTGGCAAACGTTTTTGTGGTATCGTACAATGAGATCGCTCACGGAATACAAATCAAAACGGTGGGAATGGTGGAATAG